GGCACCAGGACGGGCACCAGTTCCAGGTCGGCTTCAACTGCGCCCCGCCCGAGCTGCTCGGCGCGGTGGGGCTGCTGCGCTCGGCGGTCGAGGGGACGGCGGGGCTGCCCGCCGAGGCCGGCCCGGCCCGCCAGGAGCAGCTCGCGCGCGTGGCCCGCGACCGCGACGCCGGGGTCGCCCTGTGGCAGGCGGGGGCGACGAGGCTCGACGGCCTCGTGCTGGACGCCGGCGGCGAGCACACCCACCTGTTCCTGGCCCCCGACGGCGACCCGAGATCCGTGCCAAGAGAGTTCCAGGAGCCGGACGAGGACTGACGCGGCCGCCGGTCAGCGGCGCCGGCCGAGGCTCCGCAGCGTCCTCGCCATCTCCTCGCCGAACGCCTTCTGCAGCACGGCCGGGTCGAACGCGACCGTGCTCACCAGGTCGTCGCTGCCGTAGCGGCGGCACACCGTGATCCACGCGCCGCCCATCGCCGCGGTGACCGACGACGCCACCGCCGCGCCGACGAGCCCGCCGGCCACGGTCCCGGCGCCCGGGATCATCTTCACCAGGCCGGACGCGATCGAGCGCCCGGCCTGGGTCGTCGCGGCCACCGACGCCATGGCCAGCAGGGTCGCCCGGTCGACGGGTACGTTGTGCAGCAGCGCGATCCTGCTCATCATCCGCAGCTGGATCAGGACCAGCAGGACGGCGTCAGCGAACGGGATCGGCGTCGCCGCGGCCGCGGCGGCCTGGGCGGCTGCCGCGGCGACGACTTTTCCCGCCTCTGCCGCCTTCGCCTCGGGGCTCACGCGCTGGGCGGCCACGAACGCCGCCTCGACCCCGGCGGGGGCGGCGGTGCGGGTCTGCTCGACGAGCTCGGGCAGGCCGTGGGCGGGCCACCCGGCGAAGCTGTCGCCCAGCGCCATCACCGGCCAGGCGCGTCCGCCGACCACCGGCAGCCCCATCGCCTGGATCGCGTGGTGGAAGGCGACGGCGTCGGGGTGGTTCCGCCCGTCGAGCCGGGGCACGCGGGTCATGACGAGGAGCACCGGGATGCCGAGCCGGTCGAGCTCCTCGATGACGGCGCGCTCGCCGTCCTGCAGGCGGAGGTCGGCCGCCTGCACGCAGAACCACGCGACGTGGATCTGCTCCTCGGCCGGACGGGTCCGCGAGTGGGCGACCAGGGCGCGCAGGTCCGCGAGCAGCTCCTCGGTGTCCTCGCCGACCTCGATGCCCTTGGTGTCGACGACCGCCAGGCCGACGCCCTCCCGGCTGTACAGGTGGCTGGTCTGCGTGACCGGCGCGCCGATGCCCGTCTCGGCCAGGCTCTCGCCGAACACGGCGTTGACCAGCGTCGACTTGCCGACCCCCGTCCGGCCGAGCACGACGACGGTGAAGCGGCCGAGCGACGCGGCCTCCTGGGCGAAGGCGGCGCGGAAGCCGTCGTCGTGGACCGGGCTCACCGGCAGGGCCCGGTCCGCCGGGCCGCCGGGCTGCCCTGGGCGCAGGTCGGCGCGGGCGTCGGCGCGTGCGGTGTCCGGTGGTCGGCGGGGGTCACGGCGACCATGATGCCCGGATGGTCCAGTCGGTCGAGCTGCTCCTGGACGCCGACCTGGACGCCCGGGTCCGCGCGCAGTGGCGCGCCCTCGTCGAGGCCGGTCTGCCGAGCCTCGGCCGCCACACCGGGGCCACCAACGCCCCGCACGTCACCCTGACGGTGGCCTCCGGTGTCGGGCCCGCCCACGAGGACGCGCTCGCCGACGCGCTGCCGCCCGCGGACCTGCCGCTGCCGCTCCTGCTCGGCGGCTACGTCGTCTTCGGCAGCCACAAGCACGTGCTGGCGCGCCTGGTCGTGCCCTCGGCCCGGCTGCTCGACCTCCACGCGCGCGCCGCGTCCGCGTGGGCCGACGCCCTCGAGGTCGCCCCGACCGGCCTGCCCGGCCGCTGGACGCCGCACGTCACGCTCGCCTCGCACCTCACCGACACCCAGCTGGGGCAGGCGCTCACGGCGCTGCGCGGCCTGGACGAGGCGGTCCACGACGGGACCGGGTCCGCCG
Above is a genomic segment from Aquipuribacter hungaricus containing:
- a CDS encoding GTPase, which produces MSPVHDDGFRAAFAQEAASLGRFTVVVLGRTGVGKSTLVNAVFGESLAETGIGAPVTQTSHLYSREGVGLAVVDTKGIEVGEDTEELLADLRALVAHSRTRPAEEQIHVAWFCVQAADLRLQDGERAVIEELDRLGIPVLLVMTRVPRLDGRNHPDAVAFHHAIQAMGLPVVGGRAWPVMALGDSFAGWPAHGLPELVEQTRTAAPAGVEAAFVAAQRVSPEAKAAEAGKVVAAAAAQAAAAAATPIPFADAVLLVLIQLRMMSRIALLHNVPVDRATLLAMASVAATTQAGRSIASGLVKMIPGAGTVAGGLVGAAVASSVTAAMGGAWITVCRRYGSDDLVSTVAFDPAVLQKAFGEEMARTLRSLGRRR
- a CDS encoding 2'-5' RNA ligase family protein, encoding MVQSVELLLDADLDARVRAQWRALVEAGLPSLGRHTGATNAPHVTLTVASGVGPAHEDALADALPPADLPLPLLLGGYVVFGSHKHVLARLVVPSARLLDLHARAASAWADALEVAPTGLPGRWTPHVTLASHLTDTQLGQALTALRGLDEAVHDGTGSAVEVRRWDGTAKEAWALHG